The Streptomyces sp. NBC_01142 genomic interval ACCGGACCAGCTACGACCGGACGTCCGATCCGGAAGACCTCGCGAGGGCCCAGGACATCATGGCCAGGGTCGTCGCAGCGATCGGCGCAGGGCAGGTGCTCAGCGGCGTGTGCGCGCACCTGCTGGGCACGCTGCTCGTCCGGCGGCACCGGAGGTCCGGTGAGGCCGGGGCGCTGCACGCCGCGATCGTCTGCCTGCGCACGGCAGCCGACGAGGAGGACACGCCGGAGCACTTGGCCGACCTCGCCGACGCGCTGCTGCTGCGGTCGTCGTCGGAGGCGGACGACTCCTCACGCGCCGAGGCGTCCACGGCCACCCACCGCTGCGCCGGACTCACCGGAGCGCAGCAGGCCGACGCTCATCTCGCGCTGTTCGCCCACGGCTGCTCCCTGCTCGCCGCCTACGAGAACGCGGCGGGCGGGACGCCGATTATCGAGACCGCAGTGCTCTTCCTCCGCCTTGCCCTGGGCCGGCTGCCCACCGAGCACCCTGCCAGGGCCGAGTACACCGGGAGACTGGCCGAGGCGTGGCTGTTGAAGTACGACGTCACGCAGACCGATCGCGACCTGGCCGGCGCCCTGGAGGCGACCGCGGCCGCAGCACGGCTGACCCCACGCGACCACCCCGACCGACCACGACGCCTGGACCGGTTCGGTCAAGGCCTGGTCATGTGCTTCTTCGTCACCCACGACGAGGCGTACCTGACGAAGGCAGTTCGGCTCCTCAACGACGCGTGGGAACTCCTGCCGGAGGAGCACCCCTACCGATGCGAGGTGCTGTTCGACCTGGCCCGGACGACGCTACTCCTCGCCGACCACCTCGATGACGACGAACTGCGCGAAGGCGCCCAGGGCATGCTGCGCAAGGTGGTGCTGTCCCACCTCGCAGTGGCGCCGGTGCAGTTGGAGGCGAGCCTCGCCTGGGGCGACTTGGCCGCCGCCCGGAGGAAGTGGCCCGAAGCATCGGTGGCCTACCAGAACGGCATCATGGCCCTTCGCGAGCTGATGATCCTGCAGCTCACCCGGGACGTCCAGGAGACCCGGGCCGCCCAGTTCGCGGGGCTGGCCGGAGATGCGGCGGCCAGCGCACTGCACGCCGGCGCAGTGGGTTTCGCCACGCTGGCGCTGGAGACAGGCCGCGGTGTCATGCTGGGGCGCCAACTGGACCTCACCGCACAACAGAACCTGTTGGCAACCGGCGATCCCCGACAAGCGGCCCGCATGACCGAGCTGCTGCACGAGCGGCGGGAGGCCGCGGCAGTGCTGGACCAGATGCACGCTCGGGGCCGATTCCTGCCCCACCGCGCCGCCGACGCAGCCCGCCGGCTCCGGAACGCCTCCGAACGCCTGACCGGTCTGCTGGCCGAGCAGCGGGACCTGATCACCGGAGACCTCGGCCGCGTGTGGTCGGTCGAGCAGATGATCGCGGCGGCGGAGCAGGGACCACTGGTCCTGGTGAACATCAACCGGTACCGCTCCGACGCAATCATCGTCCGGTCCACCGGGATCACGGTGCTGCCTCTCACGAGCGAGGAGTGCACCCTTGAGAAGGCAGCGTCGTGGGCCGAGGAGCTGACCGGGGCAAGCAGTGGATCGTTGACCGCAAGCCTCAAGCTGCGCCGTGTCGTGCCGCAGATCCAGGCGTGGCTGTGGACGGCTGTGGCGGGACCGGTCCTCGACGAGCTCGGGTATCCGCAGTTACCCGGGGATCTCACCGCGCGGCCGAGGGTCTGGTGGCTGCCCAGTGGCCCGCTGGCGCTGTTGCCGCTCCACGCAGCCGGCCTGCCCGGCGGTCCCAACGCGCTGGACGCAGTGGTGTCGTCGTACACGCCCACGTTCCGATCGCTGCGCGACGCCCGCCGTCCGGGCGGCGGCGGGCGGGTCCAAGCCACCGTGGGAATGCGGCACACCCAAGGCGCCCAGGAGCTGCCGAACACGGTCGCAGAGGCGGAGGCAGTGCAGGCCGGCCAACCGGGCGACCCGCTGGTCGACTCCGACGCCACAGCCGACCGGGTACTCACTGCGTTCTCGGAGTCGACGTGGATCCACCTGGCCTGCCACGGGCTCGTCGATGCGGGCACGCCATCGATGAGTGGTCTGGTGCTCCACGACCGGGTCCTGACAGTGGGAGAGATCGTGCAGGTGCGGTACGAGAAGGCGGCGCTGGCGTATCTGTCGGCGTGCTCGACGGCACGGTCGAGTACGGCACACGCGGACGAGGCGATCCACCTGACGTCGGCTTTCCAGGTGGCGGGCTTCCGGCATGTGATCGGTACGCTGTGGCCGGTGCGCGACGAGGTCGCCGCCGAAGCCGCCCGGCTCTTCTACACCGTCCTGGGCGACGAAGCCCACCACGCGGCCGAGGCCCTGCACCGTGTCACCCGCCGGCTGCGCATGGTCCACCCGGACTCCCCGGAGATCTGGTCGATGCTGGTCCACGGCGGAGCATGATCACCCGGAAACGCCCTGCTGACTGCTGGTTTCAGAATGACTCGTGGTGTCTGCGGGTCCAGGCGAGTTTGGCCTCGTCAGCCCCGGTCTTGCCGTAGACCGGGTGAGCAGCGCCGAGCCCGCATGGGGGACCAAACCTTCGCCGTCCGCCGTGACTTCTACGGTGAATGAGCGGCCATCGCGCTGCATCTTCAAGGTGAATCCTCCTGGGTTCGATCTTCGATCTGGACAACCGAAGAATTGCTGTTCGGGTGGACGAAACGGCGCCTCGGGAGACCCGGGGCGCTTCACCTTGGTGCAAGATCACGGCCAGCCCGAACAAAAGGAACGAAAACCGCCGTAATGGATCATTGCGGACACCGGGTCCGTCGATCATAATCCGCGTGTCAGGTCGAGTCCTGCCTCCGGCATCGGGAAGTGGCTCCGGAGACCACGACAGTGCAACCGCCCGCCCCAACGCCTTGACCAAGGAAAAGAGCTGACCAGGGTGCTGAGCAGTGGTGGGTACTCGGCCGTGTTGAGGACTGCTTTCGCGGGGGCGCTGCTCGTCGCCGGCTTCGCAGTCGTCTCGTGCGGCGGCGACGGCAACAAGGCTGGCGCGAACGGCAAGGTCACGGTCGTCTACGAGGACAATGCGATCAAGCAGGAGGACCGGCAGGCCGTAGCGGTGATCCGGAAGTCCCGCGTGCTCGAGCAGGTCGCCGACTGGGTGAACAAGTCGGTCGCCCTCCCGCATGACCTGGTCGTGAAAGTCACCGGCAAGGTCCCACCGGGGGTTACGGATGCGGTCACCCAGCCGGACGGCAGGACGATCTTTGTGCCCCCGGCGTTCCTGACCCAGATCGAAGGGGTCCTCAGCAACGTGGTCAAGACCGTCGAGCGTCCCGCCCTGTTCCCCGAGGCCATGTTCAACGCCGACGACCTGACCGCGCTGTCGACCCAGTTCATCTTCGGCCACGAGATGGGCCACACTCTGCAGCGTCAGCTTCTGCTTCCGAACCTCGGCCTCGAGGAGGTCGCCGCCGACGGGTTCGCGTCGTTCTACACCGTCAACGAGGTTGGACCGGGTCCGTCGCTGGCAGCCGCAATCCTTTTCGACGAGATCGCCCGCGAGGAGGGCAAGCTGACGCTGGAGGGGCTCTCGAGCGATCACCCCGTCACTCAGCAACGGGTCTTCAACTTCCTTTGCTACCTAGAGGGGAGCGACCCGAAGAGGTTCTACGAGCCCCTGGTCGGTGCCGGCTATCTGCCGAAAACCCGCGCTCCGTTGTGTCCGCAGGCCTGGGCGATGCTGGACTTCGGCTGGTGGACCCAACTCCAGCCACATTTCAGTGGGGCATTCAAGGATCAGGGTGACAAGACGCAGGAGAACGCACGCGACCAGCTGATCGCGGAGACGAAGGCCTTCGAGAAGCAGCTCGACAAACTCCGCAGCGGGCAATGAGCATTCAGGGCCATCGGTCGCATCTCCGGCCGTCCCTCAGCCCGATCGTGCAGCAAGTGCCGCGGAGGCAGGTCGCGTAGGTAGGAGGACACGTGTGTCGCTGGAAGATGCGGCGGTGACTCCACGGAACCCTTGGCCGCGGCGGCGCCCTGGGCTACCTGGCCGCGCGGGTTCACTGCCGGTACTGGCGCCCGCGCGGGCCGCGCGAGCTCGGCGGGCTGCCGGCCGCCCACTCAACCGGAGTGCCTGTCGCCTGTGACGGAGGGACACATGGACTCGAAGTGGAAGGCGTTGATGTAACAGTCGCGTGGCTGCTGGATAGCGAAGGTGATGCAATTGAGCAGTGACTGCGCGGCGAGAGGGTCCTGAGGGCCACGTGGTGTCGTGTCCCATTCCGGGGAAAGGGGGTCGCGGCTGCTGTCGAAGTCCGGCGGGAACAGAGAGATCACGCGTACGCCCTGGGGGCGCAGCCGACGCGAGAGGGCTTCGGTGAAGCCCCGCTGGGCGTGCTTGGCTGCGTAGTAGGCCTCATGTGCCAGGGGGTGCTGGGCGCCCGGCACACCACAGTCGGAGACCATCGTGACCACGTCGGGGCCGTCGGAGGCCAGCAGCAGCGGCAGGAGGTTCTTCGTCACCAGGATGGTGCCGGTGCCGCCCGAGGCGAGGGTATCGGCGACGTCCTCGTCGGATGCCGACAGGAAGTCCGGGCCTTCCAGCCAGCGGGCACCGTTGTTGACGAGGACGTCGATGAGATCGGTGCGTTGGCCAACCGCCTTGGCGAACTCGCGGATCGAGGCGGGGTCGGACAGGTCACAGGCGAAGGCGTGCACCCGGCCGTGCCCGCGGTCGAGGATCTCGCCGCGGGTGCGCTCGGCTGCTTCCAGTGTGCGTGCGGCGAGGAAGACTTCGGCTCCGAGGCCGGCGAAGTGATGGGCGAGGGCCCGGCCGAAGTCGCGGCCAGCACCGGTTATGACCACACGGCGGTCGGTGAGGTTCATGTCGTTCTTTCGATCAAGTGAACGGCCAGGTGAGGCAGCGTTAGGAGGTTAGTCCAGGAGCAAGTCGGGCTCTGACGTCGGGGGATCGGAGCCATGTCCAGGGCAGTTGCGGTTCCCCGATGTCGGCGCTCGCAGCAGCCATCGAAGGTGCAGGCGGCCAGTTTCGAGAGCGCCGATTGGCCAACAGGCTCCCACCGATCAGCGCGGGACCGGCCCCAGATGAAGTACGCACTGGTCAGAGGCTGTGACCGCGCTTCAGCGAACCCTCCGCTCAGCAACGTGTTGGCGGCCATGTGCAGTCTGCGTGCCTACGTGCCTGCATCGGTCTCAGGTCGGCAGCGGTGTCAACGATCCCATTCCTCGCAGCGGGCCGGAGCCGGAGCTACGCCACGCAGAACTCGTTGCCCTCAGGGTCCTGCATGATCCACCAGTGCCCGGCCGGCCCCTTGTTCACTTCGCGGATGCGGGTTGCCCCCAGGTCTTCGAGTCGTGTCATCAGCTTGTCGAGCCCACCGGGCTCACTGTGGACGTCCAGGTGCAGACGGTTCTTGCCCGACTTGCCCTCGGGTACCTCCTGGAAGAGCAGGCGGCGGCCATGGCCGATGCCGCTGATCTCGTCGTACGGGTCCTCGGGATGGCGGATTGCGGCGTAGCCGCGGAACGTCTTGCGGCCGTTGTGCTCAGCGACCGCGTCCTCGCTGATGTGTCCGGCGGTCAGCAGGCGCTCGATGAGGGAACTTGGGTCTTCCACCTCGTAGTCCAGCGCCGCGGCCCAGAAGTCCGCGAGGGCGGGTGCGTTCGTGCTGTCGATGACGAGCTTCCAGTGCAATGCCATGTAACCACTGTCTCTCATAAGCGGTCATCTGTGAGAGTTCTGCGAGAACCCCGGTGATCCGTTTCCGCAGGTGGCCGCTCACAAGAGTCTCCTCAGGTCGGACTTCCGCACCAGCATCCTGCGCCGCCACCTGGGCTCCGCCGTCACTGCCGCCCTCCAGAGCCCAAGCGGGAGGGAAGCGTGAAACGCAAGGTTGTGCGCCGTTACCGGAACCCCGGCCTGGGGGACGCACGCGGACCTTCCTGCCGACCTCTCAGCACCGCAAGCCGGCCCCTATGCCGCGGCTGAGTTCACCCTGAAGGACCTTCGCCCTTGACGTCGGCCAGTCACCCGCGACTGGCCGACGGACACCGTTCGCTGAGGGTGCAAGCTTGGGCACTGCCCGGATTCGTGACACGAGCGGGGTGTGCTGGTCGGGGTAGCCGAACCGTATCTCCGGGCCGTAGCGTCTGCCCGTCTCAGGAGAAGCAGATCAGGGGGGCAGCAGCAGTGTGGACGAGGTGCTGGAAGGTGGCGAGTGCGGGGGTGGCTGCCGGGGTGTTCGTCGTCTCCGGGTGTTCGGCACAGGATTCGGTCGATGACGCAAAGGGGACCGATGCGGCATCGGCGTTCGTGGAGCCGTCGCCGTCGCCGTCGGGGCCTCGGCCGCTGACGACCGCACAGGTGAAGTCACTCCTGCTACGGGAGAAGGACGTGCCGCAGGCTGACAGCGTGACCGTGCAGGGCCCGGTTCCCAAGTACGATCCGCGGGTTGTGGTAGCGAGCCCGGACTGCCAGAAGGTGTTCGACGCGCTCGTCGCACACGATGCGTCCACGTCCGTGATCCAGGACTTCTGGTGGAAGAACAACCGCTGGGGCGCCCGGACCTGGCTGGCCTCGTACAGCGGCGCCGAGGCGCCAGAGCAGTTCCAGAGACTCAAGGAAGGACTCAAGACCTGCAAGGCCCTTCTCGGGGAAACCCCCGAGGGGAAGCTCAATTCCCGTATCACCGTGGCGAAGGCCCCCGCGATCGGTGACGAGGCCGTCGCCTTCGACCTGAGCATGAACGGCCCAGATCGCACGGTGCTGATCGACCACCACATCCTGGTGCGTGTGGGCAGCCTCACTGTGGACTTCAGCGACCGCGGCGTGCAGCGCACACCCAGGTTCCCGCTCGACGTGGTGGTCGACGAGCAGCTCGACCGGCTCACGCAAGGGCCGAGCACCTGACGCGCCACTGGCCCAGCTCCCGGCAGCGTGGACGTTACGGGCCTGGACTGCGAAGCGCGGCGCCGCCGAACCACCGCGCACCGCACGGAATGTGACGGCGGTGCGCACGGCCCCGACCCTGCTCCGGATTCCACGCGCACCCGGGCTTTCACGGATGCACGCGAAGGCAACGAACTGTGCGCTGACGGCCAACGACTCTCGGCACGGTGCAGGCCAGACTCCTGGAGCTGGCTCGTGGGCTGCCCGTCGGCGGGCTGCCCGGCCAGGCGCCTGTCAGCGCTCGAAACCGGCCCGAGGGGGGCACACATGAAGCGTGCAGGGAAATGCTGGTCCATATCCGCGGCACTCGCCGCGGCCACGTCACTCAGCCTGACCGTGGGCGCCCCAGCGGCCTCGGGGGCCCTGGGGAACTCGGGGACGCCGGGCGACGTGCGTGTCGCGCAGCGGAACGTCCAGCCGGGCGACTCGGCGCGGGACCGTCGCATACACGAGAACCAGGTCGCACTGAATCAACTCGCCAACCGCTTGGTGCCTGTTCCGGAGGACCGGAGACGCTACGTACCCGGATTCGCCGGTATTGTCCTGGATGCCGAGAAGGCTACTCTGGTCGTGTACTGGAAGGGCAGGGTCCCCGCGAGAATCTCGCGTATTCTCGCCAGCGCTCCCCGTGGCGTGGCGGCTCGCCTGGGCTCGGCGAAGTATTCGAAGGGCGAACTCAGCCGGGCGAGGGACACGCTCCTCGCGCGGGAAGACGCACGGAGCTCCACCTCGCTGGCCGCCCAAGGCCTGTCTGTGGGCGCGGTGTCCGTCCTGGCGGACGGGAGCGGGCTCGAAGCGCAGTACGAGAGGACCGCTGCGCGGCGGCCGTCGTCGACCGAGACCGGTACACCGTCCCAGACGGCGCTCGAAAGAGACATCCGCACGGCAACGGGAGTTCCCGTCGACCTGACGCTCAGCGCCGCCCCGAGGGCCGCCAACAGAGTCGACGACTCCTCTCCCTGGTACGGCGGCGGGCTCCTCACCAATCCCAACAGCAAGTCGTGCACGGCTGGTTTCGGCGCGACCTCGCCGGCGGGGAACCTGCTCATAACGGCGGCCCACTGCGGAGCCTCCGGGCAGTATTCCGACGGCGTGGGGGAAACCATCGGGCCCGTCCAAGCGGTGAAGGGCTCCCTCGACACCACGGTCATCCGTGTCACGAACGGCACCTCCTCCTGGCGCTACTTCGACGGCCCCTGGGACACCCAGGCGAGCAAGTACATCGACGGGTCCGCGACGAACTGGACGGGCGACTACGTCTGTGGCTCCGGTGCGGCGACCGGAATCCGCTGCAACCTGAAGATCATCAATGACGACACCTACACCATCCAGGACGGCGTCCGCATCTCCCCGGTGGTCCAGGCCGAGCGCAGTTTCCCCGCGGACATCGCCCTCGGCAAGGGAGACAGCGGCGGCCCCGTCGTCGCCTCCACGGACGGCAAGTACGGCGAGAACATGACGGCACGCGGCCTCATCAGCGGAGGGTCCAACGAGATCCCCTGCCCCGTCGGGGGAACGAGCGCGCCGACCACCTGCTACGCCACGCTGTGGTACGTGCCGATCCGGCCCATCCTCAGTCACTTCGGCTTGACGTTGCGTACCGACACGTCCCGTCCTTAGCGGCTCCTCGCGCCCCTACTCGGAAGCGGGCGGCCACGGCTCGGCTCGTACCCATGAGCAGGTGCCTAGGTGAGAGGTGAGAGGTGAGAGGTGAGCGAGGGCATGGGCACTGGGCGGTCACCGGTGGGCAGCCACGGACTGGGCGTCGGCTGTCGCTCCCGCTCCTTGCCCGTCGCCCCGGCGTGGCGCCACGCGCTGGGCATCACGCCGGGCGTGCAGTGGATTTGGTGCTCGTTCTGCACCCCTCGCAACCAGGTTCTTCAGTGTGACGGCGGTCCGGGAGGGCAGCCGGGGCGGCCGGTTGCGTACTGTCCGTCGGCCAACATGTACCCATATGCTCCTGCCTTGGCCTGCCCGCCCGTTTCAGGAGGTGTCGTGCCACGCAATATGATGTTCTGCTACACCTGCGACTCTGACGAACTGCATCGTCCTCTCACTGCCCTGGAGAAGACCTGGCTCAAGGAGCGCACGAGCCGGAAGAACGTCGAGGGGTTCTTCATGTGCAAGGCGCCGGACTGCCGGAATGTGCGCGCCGGGTTCAACAAGCGCCCCTTCGACCCCGTCATCCGTGTTCCCCTGCCCGAGTGATCCATTGCGGGGGCAGCAGCGCCCTGCAGCAGACACCTTTCTGTTGCACGGCGCTGCTGCGTCTGCTGCACGGTCGCGACGCGGCCTACTGCACGAGCAGCAGCCGTGTGCCGTCTGGGGCGGGCCACGGTGTGTCGTCGCTTGTTGGCAGTAGGCCGTGTCTCTTCGATCAGGGAGCTCGTTGTTCTGCTCATGATGAGTCGGGGGGGATCTGACTGACGACGAGTGGGCTGTGCTGGAGCCTCTGCTACCGGTGAGCAATAACCGGTCTGGCCGGTGGCGGGACCACCGCCAGGTAATCAACGGGTTCATTCACCGGCTGAGCACCGGCGTGCAGTGGCGCGAGCTGCCTGAACGCTTCGGCCCGTGGAAGACCGTCCACAAACGCCACCTGCTGTGGTCGGCCGACGGCACCTGGGAGAGGCTCCTCCAGCACGTCCAGGCTGTCGCCGACGCCGAGGGCGACATCGACTGGAACATCAACGTTGCTCCACAGTCGCGCGCGCCCACCAGCCCGCCGCCGGCGCGCCCAAAAGGGGCCCCAAAAAGATCGGTTCAGCCCCGGACGGCGGCGGCGAGCCTGCGCGACGTGCTGGAGGAGGTGGTGCGGCAGGCGAGGCCCTTGGCCGGTCCCGTGGCGGGCTTACCAGCAAAATCCATATCGCCGGGGTCGCTGCCGCCCGTTGTCCCTGCTCATCACGCCGGGCCAGCGGGCGGACTGCACACAGTTCGAGCCGATCATGGACAAGATCCGCGTCCCCCGCAGGAGATCTGGTCGCCCGCGCCGCACGCCGGACAGCGTCGGAGCAGACAAGGCGTACAGCAACCGCAAGATCCGCAGCTACCTCCGCAAGCGTGGGATCCGGCATGTGATCCCGGAGAAGAAGGACCACAAGGCCGCCCGCCTGCGCCGGGGTTCACACGGCGGACGGCCTCCGGGATTCGACAAGGCGCGGTACAAAGATCGCAACATGGTGGAACGGGCCATCGGAAAGCTAAAACAGTTCAGAGCCGTGGCCGCCCGTTATGACAAGCGCGGATACGTCTGCCTTGGCACCGTGACTGCCGCTGCCCTCCTCATCTGGCTCCGATCATGACCCTCGCGGTGGGACGTTAATCAGTTGTCGTCAGCCCATGGGCGACGGATACCGTCGCGTTCATGGACGAACAGGCCCTGCTCAAGCGCTCCGATGGCCCAGTCACCCGCAGTCGGCTCATCCATGACCTGACCGCGCTCGGCCTCACCGACGGCGACATCGTGATGTTCCACACGCGGATGTCCGCCCTCGGGTACGTGGCAGGCGGCCCTCAGACGGTCATCGGTGCCCTCCGCGATGTCGTGGGAGAGCAGGGAACCTTGATGGTGACCTGCGGCTGGAACGACGCCCCGCCCTATGACTTCACCGACTGGCCGCAAGCCTGGCAGGACGCCCTGCGCGCAGGGCACCCCGCATACGACCTCGAACTCAGCGAGGCAGACCACAACAACGGACGGCTCCCAGAAGCACTGCGCCGCTGGCCAAGCGCTGTACGCAGCCGACACCCCGACGCCAGCTTCGCCGCACTCGGTGCGGCGGCAACCATGCTGATGGCCGACCATCCCTGGGACGACCCGCACGGCCCCGACAGCCCGCTGGCCCGGCTGGTCACGATGGGCGGCCGGGTTCTTCTCCTGGGCGCCCCGCTGGACTCCCTCACGCTCCTGCATCAGGCCGAGGCGCTCGCCGAAGCCCCCGGCAAGCGATTCGTAGACTATGAGCAGCCGATCCTCGTTGATGGGGAGCGGGTCTGGCGGCGTTTCCACGACATCGACTCGGAAGACGGGGCCTTTGACTACTCCTCTGTAGTGCCTGAGAGACAGGACCCCTTCGAGGCCATCGCCCAGGACATGCTCGCCGCCGGAATCGGCAGCATGGGCATGATCGGCGCCGCCGAAAGTTACTTGTTCGAAGCTGGCGAAGTCGTGAACTTCGGCATCACCTGGATCGAAGAGAAACTGGGCAAATCCCGGTAACCCGGCCAACGACAGACTGTTCACTCGGCTCTGCCCGTGATCGACGAGACAGGACCTGGGAGCAGCAGCCCACAGACCGGCGAGCAGCACCACATCCACCGGCGGCGGGGTCTGCGGATGCTCGGCCAGCTCCCGGGCGTCGGCCTTTGCCTCGACCAGTTGCTCCAGGGCGTGCGCGTACTCGGCGTGCAGCTCGCGCGTCTCGATGCCGACAAGTTCCCTGATCAAGACCTCGGCCGGCTCCAGTTCCCGGTCCGTACCGGCACGGAGGGGGCAAGGTCGCCCGGTTCACACAGCCCGTCCTCCCAGAGCAGGGTCTGCAGAACGGGCACTCTGTGCCGTGGCCGCAACAGCGCCAGGCCTTCGCGACTCCTGATGGCGATCTTGGCCACGCCCACGCAGCCGGTACGGGCGAGGACCTCAACGAGCAGGGCGTACGGACGGTGGGCACGCGGGCCGACGGGCACCGTGTAGTACGGCTTGCCGTACGTGATCGGGGCGATGTTCTGTCCGGGGACGAAGCCGAGTACCTCGAAGGCACGTTTCGTCGGGAGCGGAAGGTGGGCCAGGTCCTCTTCCGTGAGCGGCACCATGTGGCCGTCCGGGAGCGCGAAGCCGCGGCCGACTTCCTCGTACGGGATTTCTCCGAACTGGGCCGTGTTTGAGATGTGGTCACAGTGGCTGCCGTATGAGGGTGAGTTGGACGGGGGCTTTCGTAGCGGACAGCGAGCCTGTCGTACCTCGTGGCGACCCCGCGGGCCTGCTTCAGCAGGCCGATCCGGCACTCGATCTTGCGTCGGCGTTTGTAGAGCTCGCGGCCGAAGCCGGGCGGGCGGAGACTGCCGCATGTCGCTGGGCATGTCGAATGCGCCGGTTCCCGATCGACGCGAGAGTGAAGGCACCACATCCCAGGACTTCAGGAGCACCCCATCGTGACCGTAACCGCGGATTTGGCCATTTCCCTCGACGGCTACATCGCCGGCACCAACGTCGCCATCGACAACCCGGGAGGCGACGGCGCCGAGCCGCTCTTCGAGTGGATCCACAACCTGGCGAGCTGGCGGGAGCGCCAGGGGATGACCGGCGGGGAGGAGAACCGCGACTCCGAGCTGATGCGCGAGTGGTTCGACGCCACCGGAGCGGTGGTCATGGGCCGGATGATGTACGACACGGGCGAGGAGTTCTGGGGCGACAACCCGCCGTTCCGGGTCCCGGTCTTCGTGCTCACCCACCGCCCCCGGCCGTCCCTGGTCAAGGAGGGCGGCACCACCTTCACCTTCGTCACCGACGGTATCCACAGCGCCCTCGACCAGGCGAAGGCCGCCGCCGGGGACAGGAACGTCGACATCGCGGGCGGGGCGAGCACGGTGCAGCAGTACCTCAGGGAGGGGCTCATCGACGAGCTGCAGCTGCACGTGGTGCCCGCGCTCCTCGGAGCGGGGCTGCGGCTCTTCGAGGGACACGGCGCCGGGCGGTGGGACCTCGAGCCGGTCAGGGTGGTCGGCACGCCCCTCGCCACCCACCTGAAGTACCGCTTCCTGAAGTGACCCGGCACGGGTAGAGCTCGGCCCCGGCAGCCCGCTACTGCTGCCGGGGCCGAGGGCTTTCGGCGGTCCAGGTGTACTGACCGATGGGGCAGTCGTCAGCGCGACAGGGGAGACTCTGGTGTCGTCGCTTGTGACTGAATCCTCCCCGCACCTCTGTGCGACAGCGGATGCCTACGATGCCGTCGCAGTCCGCTACGCCGAATTCGCCCGCAATGAGCTTGACGCTCTTCCGCTGGATCGCGCGGTGCTCGCTGCGTTCGCCGAGCTCGCGCGGACCACCGGTGCCGGGCCGGTTGCCGGGCCCGTTGCCGAGCTGGGGTGCGGCGCTGGACGTGTGACCGCGCACCTGCGGGACCGGGGCTGGATGTCTTCGGCGTCGACCTGTCGCCGGTGATGATCGATCTCACCCGCGAGGCATACCAAGACCTGCGGTTCGAGGTCGGATCCATGGACGCCCTGGACCTGGCCGACGGCAACCTGAACGGC includes:
- a CDS encoding Ku protein, which codes for MPSDMRQSPPARLRPRALQTPTQDRVPDRPAEAGPRGRHEVRQARCPLRKPPSNSPSYGSHCDHISNTAQFGEIPYEEVGRGFALPDGHMVPLTEEDLAHLPLPTKRAFEVLGFVPGQNIAPITYGKPYYTVPVGPRAHRPYALLVEVLARTGCVGVAKIAIRSREGLALLRPRHRVPVLQTLLWEDGLCEPGDLAPSVPVRTGNWSRPRS
- a CDS encoding dihydrofolate reductase family protein, coding for MTVTADLAISLDGYIAGTNVAIDNPGGDGAEPLFEWIHNLASWRERQGMTGGEENRDSELMREWFDATGAVVMGRMMYDTGEEFWGDNPPFRVPVFVLTHRPRPSLVKEGGTTFTFVTDGIHSALDQAKAAAGDRNVDIAGGASTVQQYLREGLIDELQLHVVPALLGAGLRLFEGHGAGRWDLEPVRVVGTPLATHLKYRFLK